GAAGGCCATGCTGCACAGTTATATCGGCAATCTTGCCGCGATTGGAAAAGCGGCACAGGCGGATGAGGCAAAGTTCACGAAGCTGTATACGGCATACCATGAGCAACGCTACAAGCTAAATACGGCAATGATTCAAGACACATCGAACGTGACGCGCATGACGAATCAATCGATTGGATTTCTCATTATGTTCATGATGTTTTCGGCTGTGAACATGTCGGAGATCATTTTAAAAGAAAAAGAGAATCGCACCTTTTTGCGACTCCTTTCTTCGCCGATGTCGGCTAGATCCTATGTATTCTCGAATATTATCGTCAGCATGTTTATTTTGCTGCTGCAAATCATTGTCACCTTGCTCGTCATGAAAAACGTCTTCGGCATAGATGCAGGCGTCTCGTATGGTCAAATGATTCTGCCGTTGTTCGTGTTTGCGCTGGGAGCAATCGCCCTTTCGCTGATGACCGTTGCCTTCGCGAAGAGTAGAGCAGGTGCTGGAGCGATTTCCAACCTGATCATTGTACCGACATGCCTACTGGCCGGCTGCTTCTTTCCAATGGAAATCATGCCGGACACCGTGCGCAAAATTTCAACATTCTTGCCCCAGCATTGGTTGCTCGATACGGTGAATAAGCTGCAACAAGGGTACAGTCTGGGGAGCTTGTATTTGCACATAGCTATTTTGCTCGCATTCGCTATAGTTTTTGCCTTGATCGCCATTTATCGGTTTGGGCGGAATAACGATAGTAGGCAGTTTGTGTGAGTAAAAATAGGACTGTGGAACTGTAATTTGACAAGGGATAATCCGAAGTGTGTCGAAAGATGCATACTATGATAAAGCGAAGCAACCATAATCGGAGTCATTCAAAAGCACTCATAAGTAAGTATCTTTTGATTCTTCTCTTGTTTTTAGCATTTCTACTAGGGCTTCGGATGTTCTGGTTTTCGTTTCATACGTTTCCAGAGCATCCGCCTGTAGTTCAAGGGGTTCTTGATATGCGCGGGTGGGACTTCGAAAATTCCCCGTCCATTTCACTGGATGGGGAATGGGAGTTTTTCCCTAATTCGTTCGTCACGCATGAAGAATTCAAACAATCATCCAATGACGAGCGGCAATATGTTCAAGTGCCTGGCGATTGGAGCAGCGCTTTTTCCAGGGACTCTCCGTCACCGTATGGCTATGGAACATACCGTTTACGGATCTTGGTCGATCAACCACTAAATCAGCCATACACCTTATGGGTTCCGCAAGTGGAGGCATCTTCTACCGTAGACGTTAACGGAGAGATCTTAGCCAGAGTTGGAGTGCCTGCGACAACAGCGGAAGCGTACACGCCGCAGAAGGCATCCTTCACGGTTACATACAATGCAGGTGATGCAAAGGTCATTGAAGTGCTTGTCCGAACGGCCAACTACCATAATCCAATCGAAGGGGGCATCATCAGATCGATTTACTTCGGGTCGCAGGCAGCTATTGACACCGAACGTTGGTATTCTATCGGCTTCCAGATGGCAACCTTCCTCATCTTGTTGCTTCATGGCTTGTATGCCGGCATCCTGTATGTGTTGAATGCCCGCTACAAAGAGTTTCTCGTGTTTTTGCTGTTGCTTTCCTGCGTGGGGATAAAAGTTGTGTCGGATTATGACAATCTACTGTTACTTTGGATCCCGATCGATTATACATGGTCGATCAAGGTAGAAGTGCTCGCCTACATATGGCAGCCTTTGCTGATGATTTTATTGGTGAGAAGTCTATCTGATCAGGGGGAGAAAGAAAACTCTAGGCCGTTTAGGGCGTATTTTTCCGTGCTCAGTCTTTATTCGGCAGTCATCGTGCTGGGAACGGCACAATGGGTGTATATATTAGCCGGAACGCCATTTTTAGTCATTATTTATTTCGGCCCGTTGCTATTGTTTATTTTCAGAATCAGCCGCATGCTCATCCAAAACAAGCATGATGCTGTATTCTGGCTCATTGCTGCAACGAGTATTTTTTCCAATGTCATATGGTCCGCAATCATGGAATATCAAATCATCGATATCAAGTACGTGTTTTATCCGCTCGACCTGATTGCTGCTCTTGTCAGCTTCTCTGCCTATTGGTTCAAGCGATTCTTTCGCAATGCAGAGGAAAAAGTAAAGCTAACGGAGCAATTGAAGGAAGCGGACAAGCTCAAAGACCAGTTTCTTGCCCATACCTCGCATGAACTGAGAACGCCATTGCACGGTATCATGAACATCGCCCAGACTGTCGTCAACAATGAAAAGCATATCATGGGTGGTCGGAGCACGCAGGATATGGAGCTCTTAATCACGATCAGTCGCAGAATGTCGCATTTACTGGATGATTTGCTAGATGTCGTGCGTTTGCAGGACAAGCATATCGTGTTGCAGAAGAAGCCATTGCATATTCAATCAGTTGTTTCTGGAATCATCGGCATGCTTACTTACATGGTAGAAGGCAAGCCTGTTCAACTGAAAATGGACATACCAGAGTCCATCCCGCCAATCTTGGCAGATGAGAAGCGGATAGTCCAGATTCTATTCAATCTTGTTCACAACGCACTGAAGTTCACGGAAGAAGGATCTGTCGTCGTTTCTGCTGAGAACGTAGACGGACAGGTGGCGATCTATGTATCCGATACAGGAATCGGGATGGATGAACAGACCAAGGCACGTATATTTTTGCCGTATGAGCAGGGAGCTCAAGCAACGAACGGTGGTGGAGGAATCGGCCTCGGTCTTGCTATTTGTACACAGCTGGTCGAGCTGCATGATAGCGAGCTGAGAGTCGACTCTGAACCGGGCAAAGGTTCGGTATTTAGCTTCTGGCTGCCCGTGGTTAGTACAGATGAGATGAAAGCAACAGAGAGCCAATATGCGGAGCAGATAGATAAGAGCAATCAAGTGACGGCTATCAACCAGATGAGGCATAGTGAAGCGCCAGATATCTTGGCTTTTCAGCAAACGGCTGCACATGCATTTGTAGAAAGAAGGGCGAATATATTAGCAATCGATGACGACCCGGTTAACTTAAGGGTGCTGGATCGAATGCTCTCATCCTCGCATTATCAAATCACTACGTGTACATCGCCAAGAGAGGCGCTCGATCTGCTTTTTACAGAGCAGTGGGATTTGCTTATCATCGATGTCATGATGCCGCATATGTCGGGCTATGAGCTGACGCAAAGGGTTAGAGAGCATTTCTCTGTTTCAGAGCTTCCGATCTTGCTCTTAACGGCGCGCAGCCAGTCTGAGGATGTATACACCGGGTATTTGTCTGGTGCGAATGACTATGTTTGCAAACCAGTAGATGGCATGGAGCTGAAATATCGCGTCTGGTCGTTGACGACACTCAAGCAAACCGTCGATGAACGACTTCGTATGGAGGCTGCCTACTTGCAGGCGCAGATTCACCCGCACTTCTTGTTCAACACACTTAGCTCGATTATGGCGTTGAGTGACATTGATACGGAGAAGATGCGTAAACTCGGAGATGCGTTTACCGCCTTCTTGCATATCAGCTTTGACTTTTTGAATACAGGAAAACAAGTTGCACTCTCCCATGAGCTGGAGCTCGTCCAAGCCTATCTTTACATTGAAAAGGAACGATTTGGCGAGCGGTTACAGGTCGTGTGGGAGGTTGAGCCTGATATCGATTTGTTGATCCCGCCACTGACCATTCAGCCGTTGGTGGAGAATGCAATCAACCATGGTCTTCTTACCCGAATAGAAGGGGGAACTCTCCATATCCGCATCGTCCGGCAAAAGAATGCCACTCTTTTTGAGGTGAAGGATGATGGTATAGGAATGGAGGAGGAGACTGTAAGGCAAATTCTCGATTTGTCTAAGAAGGAAAGAGGCGGAATCGGAGTGTCCAATACGAATCGGAGACTGACGCAAATGTACGGGAAGGGCTTGCGCATCACGAGCAATCCGGGAGAAGGAACAACGGTTTCCTTTGTCATACCGGATCGGACACAATAGCGAGAGTTGCTATTTTGCACCCTGCATCACTGTTAATGGTGAAGCAGGGTGCTTTTTCGCGTTTTCTATACAGAGGAACGCCATTCACCCGCCCCTACATTCTGCGGAATTACAATAGTTACAGTCATAGTCACCAAACCGATTACCATATATGGCACATCTACTGCAATGGTAACAACAAAAAGCCCCGCTCGGATTATTCGGATTCAAATCATTACATTCATCTCTAAGATGATTACTTAGGTCTCTGCGACGCTCCAGATAAGGTCCATATTGTACCAAGCGTCCCAAGACTTTTTTGAGCCTTTTCGATTTTTTTCTTTTCAAGAATGCCCCCATCCTTTCATGACAATCTAACACAGAATATGCCATGT
This genomic stretch from Brevibacillus brevis harbors:
- a CDS encoding ATP-binding protein — translated: MHTMIKRSNHNRSHSKALISKYLLILLLFLAFLLGLRMFWFSFHTFPEHPPVVQGVLDMRGWDFENSPSISLDGEWEFFPNSFVTHEEFKQSSNDERQYVQVPGDWSSAFSRDSPSPYGYGTYRLRILVDQPLNQPYTLWVPQVEASSTVDVNGEILARVGVPATTAEAYTPQKASFTVTYNAGDAKVIEVLVRTANYHNPIEGGIIRSIYFGSQAAIDTERWYSIGFQMATFLILLLHGLYAGILYVLNARYKEFLVFLLLLSCVGIKVVSDYDNLLLLWIPIDYTWSIKVEVLAYIWQPLLMILLVRSLSDQGEKENSRPFRAYFSVLSLYSAVIVLGTAQWVYILAGTPFLVIIYFGPLLLFIFRISRMLIQNKHDAVFWLIAATSIFSNVIWSAIMEYQIIDIKYVFYPLDLIAALVSFSAYWFKRFFRNAEEKVKLTEQLKEADKLKDQFLAHTSHELRTPLHGIMNIAQTVVNNEKHIMGGRSTQDMELLITISRRMSHLLDDLLDVVRLQDKHIVLQKKPLHIQSVVSGIIGMLTYMVEGKPVQLKMDIPESIPPILADEKRIVQILFNLVHNALKFTEEGSVVVSAENVDGQVAIYVSDTGIGMDEQTKARIFLPYEQGAQATNGGGGIGLGLAICTQLVELHDSELRVDSEPGKGSVFSFWLPVVSTDEMKATESQYAEQIDKSNQVTAINQMRHSEAPDILAFQQTAAHAFVERRANILAIDDDPVNLRVLDRMLSSSHYQITTCTSPREALDLLFTEQWDLLIIDVMMPHMSGYELTQRVREHFSVSELPILLLTARSQSEDVYTGYLSGANDYVCKPVDGMELKYRVWSLTTLKQTVDERLRMEAAYLQAQIHPHFLFNTLSSIMALSDIDTEKMRKLGDAFTAFLHISFDFLNTGKQVALSHELELVQAYLYIEKERFGERLQVVWEVEPDIDLLIPPLTIQPLVENAINHGLLTRIEGGTLHIRIVRQKNATLFEVKDDGIGMEEETVRQILDLSKKERGGIGVSNTNRRLTQMYGKGLRITSNPGEGTTVSFVIPDRTQ
- a CDS encoding ABC transporter permease — its product is MSEMLWLIRKTLMETFRSKKSWFTYLGLPIVGVLLSLTLYSNAGSGTIHVGIINQDGDQVITQDTIRFIEKLESIKVTVIDEQTMREQIVSGELDSGIVFEAGYAASVRKGAPAHLNIVSVKGEQVTAYVKAMLHSYIGNLAAIGKAAQADEAKFTKLYTAYHEQRYKLNTAMIQDTSNVTRMTNQSIGFLIMFMMFSAVNMSEIILKEKENRTFLRLLSSPMSARSYVFSNIIVSMFILLLQIIVTLLVMKNVFGIDAGVSYGQMILPLFVFALGAIALSLMTVAFAKSRAGAGAISNLIIVPTCLLAGCFFPMEIMPDTVRKISTFLPQHWLLDTVNKLQQGYSLGSLYLHIAILLAFAIVFALIAIYRFGRNNDSRQFV